In a genomic window of Caloenas nicobarica isolate bCalNic1 chromosome 1, bCalNic1.hap1, whole genome shotgun sequence:
- the LOC135988764 gene encoding gastrula zinc finger protein XlCGF57.1-like isoform X2 gives MSVTFEDVALYFSPEEWAKLSGWQRQLYREVMLENYQMVASLGWATDKPEIICKIEQEETPCVPEPPRERQRHQSPVPAAVSPGMQRETERVPEGLPEPTALLPGMPNPGTRCQGGSACSQPGGSQGVGLGLRHLCTECGKSFVRRQHLLSHQRIHTGEKPFACSDCGKSFREKKSLIIHQRSHTGEKPFVCSDCGKIFREKRNFVVHERVHTGEKPFACTDCGKSFTGKRNLIIHQRIHTREKPFVCSDCGKSFTQKVNLIVHQRIHTGEKPFTCTDCGKSFVQRPHLRSHQRIHTGEKPFTCTDCGKSFREKGNLITHRRIHTGERPFACTDCGKSFVRRDSLLRHQHIHTGEKPFPCKDCDESFRDKMSLIMHQHIHTGEKPFTCTNCMKSFRQKANLIIHQCIHTGEKLFTCTECGKSFGYKKHLKRHQCVHQGLELVLEGVQQETGVLAPAGGQAEAKPFQCGVCEKRFCKERLMLAHQRTHGTPSLQPPPQPSTP, from the exons ATGTCGGTGACGTTTGAGGACGTGGCCCTCTACTTCTCCCCCGAGGAGTGGGCAAAGCTGTCGGGCTGGCAGCGGCAGCTCTACCgggaggtgatgctggagaaCTACCAGATGGTCGCCTCGCTGG GCTGGGCCACCGACAAGCCAGAGATCATCTGCAAGATAGAGCAGGAAGAGACACCGTGTGTGCCGGAGCCCCCCAGGGAGCGGCAGAGGCACCAGAGCCCTGTGCCAG cagccgtCAGCCCTGGGATGCAGAGGGAGACCGAGCGGGTCCCAGAGGGGCTGCCAGAACCCACCGCCCTGCTCCCGGGGATGCCAAACCCTGGCACGAGGTGTCAGGGGGGCTCAGCCTGCAGCCAACCAGGCGGGAGCCAGGGGGTCGGGTTGGGCCTCCGCCATCTCTGCACTGAGTGTGGCAAGAGCTTTGTCCGGAGGCAGCACCTGCTGAgtcaccagcgcatccacactggggagaagcctTTTGCCTGCtctgactgtggcaagagctttaGGGAGAAGAAGAGCCTCATCATCCACCAGCGCAGCCACACCGGGGAGAAGCCCTTTGTCTGCTCTGACTGTGGCAAGATcttcagggagaagaggaaCTTTGTAGTCCATGAGCGCGTCCACACCGGGGAGAAGCCCTTCGCCTGCACTGACTGTGGCAAAAGCTTCACGGGGAAGAGAAATCTCATCATCCATCAGCGCATCCACACCAGAGAGAAGCCCTTTGTCTGCTCGGACTGTGGCAAAAGCTTCACACAGAAGGTGAACCTCATCgtccaccagcgcatccacactggggagaaacccttcacctgcaccgactgtggcaagagctttgTCCAAAGGCCACACCTGCGGAgtcaccagcgcatccacactggggagaagcccttcacctgcactgactgcggcaagagcttcagggagaagGGAAACCTCATCACCCACCGGCGCATCCACACTGGAGAGAGGCCATTTGCCTGcactgactgtggcaagagctttgTCCGCAGGGACAGCCTGCTGAGGCACCAGCacatccacactggggagaagccctttcCCTGCAAGGACTGTGATGAGAGCTTCAGAGACAAGATGAGCCTCATCATGCACCAGCATATCCATACTGGGGAGAAACCCTTCACCTGCACCAACTGCATGAAAAGCTTCAGGCAGAAGGCGAACCTCATCATCCACCAGtgcatccacactggggagaagctcTTCACCTGCACAGAGTGCGGCAAAAGCTTCGGGTATAAGAAGCACCTGAAGAGACACCAGTGTGTTCACCAGGGCCTGGAGCTTGTGCTGGAGGGTGTCCAGCAGGAGACGGGGGTTCTGGCCCCAGCAGGGGGGCAGGCAGAGGCCAAGCCCTTCCAGTGTGGTGTCTGCGAGAAGCGGTTTTGCAAGGAGAGGCTCATGCTGGCTCACCAGCGCACCCacggcacccccagcctgcagccgcctccgcagcccagcaccccctga
- the LOC135988764 gene encoding gastrula zinc finger protein XlCGF57.1-like isoform X3, translated as MSVTFEDVALYFSPEEWAKLSGWQRQLYREVMLENYQMVASLGWATDKPEIICKIEQEETPCVPEPPRERQRHQSPVPAVSPGMQRETERVPEGLPEPTALLPGMPNPGTRCQGGSACSQPGGSQGVGLGLRHLCTECGKSFVRRQHLLSHQRIHTGEKPFACSDCGKSFREKKSLIIHQRSHTGEKPFVCSDCGKIFREKRNFVVHERVHTGEKPFACTDCGKSFTGKRNLIIHQRIHTREKPFVCSDCGKSFTQKVNLIVHQRIHTGEKPFTCTDCGKSFVQRPHLRSHQRIHTGEKPFTCTDCGKSFREKGNLITHRRIHTGERPFACTDCGKSFVRRDSLLRHQHIHTGEKPFPCKDCDESFRDKMSLIMHQHIHTGEKPFTCTNCMKSFRQKANLIIHQCIHTGEKLFTCTECGKSFGYKKHLKRHQCVHQGLELVLEGVQQETGVLAPAGGQAEAKPFQCGVCEKRFCKERLMLAHQRTHGTPSLQPPPQPSTP; from the exons ATGTCGGTGACGTTTGAGGACGTGGCCCTCTACTTCTCCCCCGAGGAGTGGGCAAAGCTGTCGGGCTGGCAGCGGCAGCTCTACCgggaggtgatgctggagaaCTACCAGATGGTCGCCTCGCTGG GCTGGGCCACCGACAAGCCAGAGATCATCTGCAAGATAGAGCAGGAAGAGACACCGTGTGTGCCGGAGCCCCCCAGGGAGCGGCAGAGGCACCAGAGCCCTGTGCCAG ccgtCAGCCCTGGGATGCAGAGGGAGACCGAGCGGGTCCCAGAGGGGCTGCCAGAACCCACCGCCCTGCTCCCGGGGATGCCAAACCCTGGCACGAGGTGTCAGGGGGGCTCAGCCTGCAGCCAACCAGGCGGGAGCCAGGGGGTCGGGTTGGGCCTCCGCCATCTCTGCACTGAGTGTGGCAAGAGCTTTGTCCGGAGGCAGCACCTGCTGAgtcaccagcgcatccacactggggagaagcctTTTGCCTGCtctgactgtggcaagagctttaGGGAGAAGAAGAGCCTCATCATCCACCAGCGCAGCCACACCGGGGAGAAGCCCTTTGTCTGCTCTGACTGTGGCAAGATcttcagggagaagaggaaCTTTGTAGTCCATGAGCGCGTCCACACCGGGGAGAAGCCCTTCGCCTGCACTGACTGTGGCAAAAGCTTCACGGGGAAGAGAAATCTCATCATCCATCAGCGCATCCACACCAGAGAGAAGCCCTTTGTCTGCTCGGACTGTGGCAAAAGCTTCACACAGAAGGTGAACCTCATCgtccaccagcgcatccacactggggagaaacccttcacctgcaccgactgtggcaagagctttgTCCAAAGGCCACACCTGCGGAgtcaccagcgcatccacactggggagaagcccttcacctgcactgactgcggcaagagcttcagggagaagGGAAACCTCATCACCCACCGGCGCATCCACACTGGAGAGAGGCCATTTGCCTGcactgactgtggcaagagctttgTCCGCAGGGACAGCCTGCTGAGGCACCAGCacatccacactggggagaagccctttcCCTGCAAGGACTGTGATGAGAGCTTCAGAGACAAGATGAGCCTCATCATGCACCAGCATATCCATACTGGGGAGAAACCCTTCACCTGCACCAACTGCATGAAAAGCTTCAGGCAGAAGGCGAACCTCATCATCCACCAGtgcatccacactggggagaagctcTTCACCTGCACAGAGTGCGGCAAAAGCTTCGGGTATAAGAAGCACCTGAAGAGACACCAGTGTGTTCACCAGGGCCTGGAGCTTGTGCTGGAGGGTGTCCAGCAGGAGACGGGGGTTCTGGCCCCAGCAGGGGGGCAGGCAGAGGCCAAGCCCTTCCAGTGTGGTGTCTGCGAGAAGCGGTTTTGCAAGGAGAGGCTCATGCTGGCTCACCAGCGCACCCacggcacccccagcctgcagccgcctccgcagcccagcaccccctga